The Rhodocytophaga rosea genome has a segment encoding these proteins:
- a CDS encoding hybrid sensor histidine kinase/response regulator transcription factor — protein sequence MSDHPYYRVKILIIWCLLFFIHFHPVLSQSSSIQFDRITTEHGLSHSYIKCIIQDRQGYMWFGTKDGLNRYDGYTFIVYKHLSDDTTSISNSEIRALYEDKSGDIWVGTSEGLNKFDKATGKFIRYLHDPSNKKSISDDYIQGLYQDTSGVIWIGTYQGLNKYDKATNSFILYQHKPSGDDWAENFIHTIHGDKKGNIWVGTNKGLSKFNPQTGSFIRFGEKINKSNDQNFVNTVLGISEDHHGDLWLATLGKGLQQFNITNQTFIQYTYSDSNPSSISNNYILSVDIDTFGNIWAGTQNHGLNKLDTNTGKFTHYKHDTEKMGSIAENSVTSIFVDRFHVLWVGTYAGGLSKYDLFTKQFLLVKHNPRDSTSLIDNLIYSMYEDQNHVLWVGTPKGLDKLDRRENTITHFRYNLSASNRTSSTTIHSIYTDKKGDVWLGLGGAGLRKVDAQTKQIKTYFYDPRVAHTLPHNFVSVIYEDQHNRLWIGTQRGLAQFDNITSKFIRYRFSFSKDTPSKINHIAEDKKGLLWMATDSEGLVRLDITAGVFTQFIPADASLAQASFNVIYNHIDKEGNIWISLATGGLYKFNPTTSCFTKNQLPSYPSTVFNGITEDEKGNLWLTSTSNGVFKFNTKTKVLRNYDGKDGLQGKEFYKALCKGKKGEIFIGGNKGMNIFHPDSIRDNPFYPLAVINTFKVFDQPKDLSNNTLTLPYHDNYLSFDFAALHYAQPEKNSCKYMLENIDKKWVQAGNRHYASYPNLEPGKYIFKVKAANADGVWSKNTATITIIITPPIWKTTWAYILYVIVGITVLYLGKRYVIYQERLKTDLKLKRVESERLLEMDQIKSNFFTNISHEFRTPLTLIISPLEQMLSEENPRKEFHSMYRNAKRLLQLINQLLYITKLESKGITLTYAPGELIHFIKNYVSSFRSLAESRQIILNFFHEPDEIFTSFDQDILEKIIYNLLSNAIKFTREQGIITVDVILHANSSVHEKKYIEIKVEDTGIGIPADKIHLIFNRFYQIDSSHTRSFEGTGIGLSITKELVELHGGRINVKSTEGEGTCFIIQLPFVEVDKQHNITKKESTTEKEKTDDGLLIPTSVTEDSNIQTQTDIPKPIMLIVEDNADLRAYVRNMFTESYHIYEASEGIEGLRIATTILPDIMISDVMMPNMDGIKLCKQLKADERTSHIPIILLTAKAVVEDKLEGLGTGADDYIVKPFHAQELLLRVNNLIGQRNKVREHFSRMFNQQSSPKKIVNSIPFVTKEKVTQESPPPSLSPAEEKFLEKVIHIIEQHLADPAFSGEILEKEIDMSHLQLYRKMKAITNQAPGEFIRKYRLKKAALLLSQKQFTVSQVAYQVGFTHMSHFTKSFRQTYHITPSEYADQHNKLDE from the coding sequence TTGAGCGATCATCCTTACTATAGAGTGAAAATATTAATTATCTGGTGTCTTCTATTTTTTATTCATTTTCATCCAGTTCTAAGCCAATCATCATCTATTCAGTTTGATCGTATTACCACAGAACATGGCCTTTCTCATAGTTATATCAAGTGTATCATCCAGGATAGGCAAGGATATATGTGGTTTGGTACCAAAGATGGGCTCAATCGATACGATGGTTATACATTCATAGTTTATAAACATCTTAGTGATGATACCACCTCAATTAGTAATAGTGAAATTAGGGCACTCTATGAAGATAAATCAGGCGATATATGGGTAGGTACATCTGAGGGATTAAATAAATTTGATAAAGCAACTGGTAAATTCATAAGATATTTACACGATCCATCCAATAAAAAGAGTATTAGTGATGATTACATTCAAGGTTTATATCAGGACACATCAGGTGTAATTTGGATTGGCACCTACCAGGGTTTAAACAAATATGATAAAGCTACAAATTCTTTTATTTTATATCAGCATAAGCCTTCAGGGGATGATTGGGCAGAAAATTTCATCCATACTATACATGGTGACAAAAAGGGTAATATTTGGGTGGGTACAAATAAAGGCTTAAGTAAATTCAATCCACAAACAGGCAGTTTTATACGTTTTGGTGAAAAAATTAATAAAAGCAATGATCAAAATTTTGTAAACACAGTTCTTGGAATAAGCGAAGATCATCATGGTGACTTGTGGTTAGCAACCCTGGGAAAGGGTTTGCAACAATTTAATATCACAAACCAAACATTCATTCAATATACCTATTCAGATAGCAATCCCTCGAGTATAAGTAACAACTATATCCTTTCTGTTGATATAGATACCTTTGGTAATATCTGGGCAGGCACTCAAAACCATGGGCTAAATAAACTAGATACTAATACGGGCAAATTTACACATTACAAGCATGATACTGAGAAAATGGGTAGCATCGCTGAGAATTCAGTTACTTCCATTTTTGTAGATCGCTTTCATGTTTTATGGGTAGGAACTTATGCAGGAGGCTTAAGTAAATACGATTTATTTACAAAACAATTTTTACTCGTTAAGCATAACCCTAGAGATAGTACTTCATTGATTGATAATCTAATTTACTCTATGTATGAGGACCAAAATCATGTGCTTTGGGTGGGTACTCCTAAAGGATTAGATAAGTTAGATAGAAGAGAAAATACTATCACCCACTTTAGATATAATTTATCAGCTTCAAATAGAACTAGCAGTACTACGATTCACAGTATTTATACAGATAAAAAAGGGGATGTATGGTTAGGCCTGGGTGGAGCTGGCTTAAGAAAAGTAGATGCTCAAACAAAACAAATAAAAACTTATTTTTATGATCCTAGAGTTGCACATACTCTTCCGCATAATTTTGTAAGCGTTATTTATGAGGATCAACACAACAGGTTGTGGATCGGGACTCAACGAGGCTTAGCTCAATTTGATAATATCACTAGTAAATTTATCCGGTATAGATTTTCTTTTTCTAAGGATACTCCATCTAAAATTAATCATATCGCCGAAGATAAGAAAGGTTTGTTATGGATGGCTACTGATAGTGAAGGACTTGTTAGGCTGGATATAACTGCCGGAGTATTTACACAATTCATTCCTGCTGATGCTAGCCTCGCTCAAGCATCTTTTAATGTAATATATAATCATATTGATAAAGAAGGCAATATTTGGATTAGCCTGGCCACCGGAGGCTTATATAAATTTAACCCAACTACTTCTTGTTTTACAAAAAATCAACTACCAAGCTACCCATCAACAGTTTTCAATGGAATTACTGAAGATGAAAAAGGGAATTTATGGTTGACTAGCACGAGTAATGGGGTATTTAAATTTAATACAAAAACCAAGGTGCTTCGCAATTATGACGGCAAGGATGGTTTGCAGGGTAAAGAGTTTTATAAGGCGTTGTGTAAAGGGAAAAAAGGAGAGATATTTATAGGAGGAAATAAAGGAATGAATATTTTCCATCCAGATAGCATTCGGGATAATCCCTTTTATCCTCTTGCAGTCATTAATACATTCAAAGTGTTTGATCAGCCCAAAGATCTTTCAAACAATACCCTCACCTTACCATATCACGATAATTATCTCTCCTTTGATTTTGCTGCCTTGCATTATGCACAACCAGAAAAGAATTCTTGTAAGTACATGCTTGAAAACATAGATAAAAAATGGGTGCAGGCAGGTAACAGACATTATGCTTCCTATCCTAATCTCGAACCTGGTAAATATATATTCAAAGTAAAAGCAGCAAATGCAGATGGCGTATGGAGTAAAAATACAGCAACAATTACAATTATTATTACTCCACCCATATGGAAAACTACCTGGGCTTATATACTGTATGTCATTGTTGGTATAACTGTATTGTACCTAGGCAAGCGATATGTTATTTATCAGGAAAGATTAAAAACTGATTTGAAGCTTAAAAGAGTCGAATCAGAAAGATTACTGGAGATGGATCAAATAAAATCAAATTTTTTTACCAATATATCTCATGAATTTCGCACACCCCTTACTCTAATTATTAGTCCTTTGGAGCAAATGCTATCTGAAGAAAATCCCAGAAAAGAATTTCATAGCATGTATAGGAATGCTAAACGCCTGCTGCAACTCATCAACCAGTTATTATACATTACTAAATTAGAATCTAAAGGGATTACCTTAACCTATGCCCCTGGAGAGCTAATACATTTTATCAAGAACTATGTAAGTTCTTTTAGATCGCTAGCTGAAAGCCGGCAGATTATACTTAATTTTTTCCATGAGCCTGATGAAATATTTACCAGTTTTGATCAGGATATACTCGAAAAAATTATATATAACCTCCTCTCCAATGCTATTAAATTTACCAGGGAACAAGGGATAATAACAGTAGATGTTATTTTACATGCAAACTCATCCGTGCATGAAAAAAAATACATAGAGATAAAGGTAGAAGATACTGGAATTGGCATACCAGCTGATAAAATTCATTTAATTTTTAACCGGTTTTATCAAATTGACAGTTCACATACACGATCCTTTGAAGGAACCGGGATTGGCCTTTCAATCACCAAAGAACTGGTAGAATTACATGGAGGTAGAATTAATGTTAAAAGTACAGAAGGCGAAGGAACTTGCTTTATAATACAGTTGCCCTTCGTAGAGGTGGACAAACAACATAATATAACAAAAAAAGAAAGTACCACTGAAAAAGAGAAAACTGATGACGGCTTGTTAATTCCAACATCTGTCACAGAAGATTCAAACATCCAAACGCAAACAGACATACCAAAACCCATCATGCTTATCGTGGAAGATAATGCAGATCTTAGAGCTTATGTCCGAAATATGTTCACTGAATCTTATCACATCTATGAAGCTAGTGAGGGCATAGAAGGCCTGCGTATCGCTACCACTATCCTTCCCGATATAATGATAAGTGATGTGATGATGCCTAATATGGATGGAATAAAGCTCTGTAAGCAGCTTAAAGCAGATGAGAGAACAAGCCATATTCCCATTATATTACTCACTGCTAAAGCTGTAGTAGAGGATAAGCTGGAAGGGTTGGGAACGGGAGCAGATGACTACATAGTAAAACCATTTCATGCCCAGGAACTCCTGCTACGGGTGAATAATCTAATTGGGCAACGCAATAAAGTACGGGAACATTTCAGCCGGATGTTTAACCAACAAAGTTCTCCTAAAAAAATAGTAAATAGTATCCCTTTTGTAACAAAAGAAAAAGTAACGCAGGAATCCCCACCCCCTAGTTTAAGTCCGGCAGAAGAGAAGTTTTTAGAAAAAGTAATCCATATCATAGAGCAACATCTAGCAGACCCAGCGTTTAGCGGCGAAATCCTGGAAAAAGAAATAGATATGAGCCATCTGCAATTATACAGAAAGATGAAAGCTATAACCAATCAGGCGCCGGGCGAATTTATCCGAAAATACCGGTTAAAGAAAGCGGCTTTGCTTTTGAGTCAGAAACAATTTACTGTCTCACAAGTGGCATATCAGGTAGGTTTTACCCATATGTCTCACTTTACCAAAAGCTTCCGGCAAACATATCATATTACTCCCTCTGAGTATGCGGATCAGCATAACAAATTGGATGAGTAG
- a CDS encoding IS5 family transposase — MYERHENLTDSQWQVIKNIVDDGRKRKVCLKRVVDACLWLTRTGSQWRNLSQTHYPVWQTVAYYFYKWQHNGVWQQVRKMLVKKERQRQGRQEQPSRVAIDSQSVKQCGCFSGQVGVDGNKKIDGRKRHLAVDSLGLPWAIYVGAANETDAIAGFELLPQLKSCTRLSLICSDAAYKGEFVS, encoded by the coding sequence ATGTATGAAAGACATGAAAACCTGACTGATAGTCAATGGCAAGTTATTAAAAACATAGTAGATGATGGACGAAAGAGAAAAGTTTGTTTAAAGCGTGTAGTGGATGCTTGCCTGTGGCTGACCAGAACTGGAAGTCAGTGGCGGAATTTGTCTCAAACTCACTATCCTGTCTGGCAAACGGTAGCTTATTATTTTTATAAGTGGCAACACAACGGAGTCTGGCAGCAAGTGCGGAAGATGTTAGTGAAAAAGGAACGGCAAAGACAAGGGCGGCAAGAACAGCCTTCTCGAGTAGCCATTGATAGTCAAAGTGTAAAACAATGTGGCTGTTTTTCCGGACAGGTAGGTGTAGATGGCAATAAGAAAATAGATGGCAGAAAAAGGCACCTTGCTGTCGATAGTTTAGGTTTACCCTGGGCGATTTATGTAGGTGCTGCTAATGAAACAGATGCCATAGCAGGCTTTGAATTATTACCACAACTCAAAAGCTGCACACGGCTAAGCTTGATCTGTTCAGATGCCGCTTATAAAGGTGAGTTTGTCTCTTAA
- a CDS encoding transposase, which yields MSQKPPSKQGFVPQKGRWQVERSFAWLNHYRMLAKDYERTPASAACFIELAFINIILSKIA from the coding sequence ATCTCACAAAAACCTCCTTCCAAGCAAGGATTTGTTCCTCAAAAGGGAAGATGGCAAGTAGAGAGGTCTTTTGCCTGGTTGAATCATTACCGAATGTTGGCCAAAGATTATGAAAGAACTCCCGCTTCTGCTGCTTGTTTTATAGAATTAGCCTTTATCAATATCATTTTATCAAAAATTGCCTAA
- a CDS encoding IS5 family transposase, with translation MQEKFSALTDPEWEVIKEIIDNQRKIKHEKRVIINALLWLLTTGSQWRNMESKYPPWQTIYYHFRQWKKRGIIEELLAFLAGRERKKAGRQALPSVLAIDSQSVKIIQFTSQDKGIDGNKKVNGRKRHLAVDCLGIPWAVHITAANISDTTAGYELAAKLKGKSARLHTLKADNGYTETFVEEVKKQYGWSVEIVQKPESVKGFVPAGGRWVVERSYGWLNFKRRLSRDFEKSTESSEAMLQLAFIDTLLKRKTE, from the coding sequence ATGCAAGAAAAATTCTCTGCGCTCACTGACCCTGAATGGGAAGTTATCAAGGAAATAATTGATAACCAAAGAAAGATTAAACATGAAAAACGGGTGATAATCAATGCACTGCTTTGGCTGCTAACTACGGGCAGCCAATGGCGCAATATGGAAAGTAAGTACCCACCCTGGCAAACCATTTACTATCATTTCAGGCAGTGGAAAAAGCGGGGCATTATTGAAGAGTTGTTAGCTTTTTTAGCAGGCAGAGAAAGAAAAAAAGCAGGCAGACAAGCCCTGCCAAGCGTGTTGGCCATTGATAGCCAAAGTGTTAAGATTATACAATTTACCAGTCAGGATAAAGGCATAGATGGCAATAAAAAAGTGAATGGCAGAAAAAGACATCTGGCTGTGGACTGTTTAGGTATCCCCTGGGCGGTGCATATTACAGCTGCTAATATATCAGACACCACAGCAGGATATGAGTTAGCAGCTAAGTTGAAGGGCAAGTCCGCCCGCCTGCATACCCTGAAAGCAGATAATGGCTACACAGAGACTTTTGTGGAAGAAGTGAAAAAACAATATGGATGGAGTGTAGAAATTGTACAAAAGCCTGAAAGCGTGAAAGGCTTTGTCCCGGCAGGGGGCCGTTGGGTAGTGGAACGTAGCTACGGATGGCTCAATTTTAAGCGTAGGTTGAGCCGTGATTTTGAAAAAAGCACAGAAAGTTCGGAAGCCATGCTACAATTAGCCTTTATTGATACTCTGCTCAAAAGAAAAACCGAATAA